TGGGACTCTGGAAGAAAAACCTGGCCCTGCTTGGGGCTTTCCTGGCGATCAACATCGTATTGAGCGTGGTCTTCGCCATTATCGGCATGGATTTCCCCCGACCTTTGAGCATGGGCCTGAACGTCGCGATGTCGATGATGTACGCGCTGATGACCAACTACGCTTACTACTTGAAAGAAATCAAAGGCGAGCAAGACTGGAATCCGCTCAAGGGCATGCGTCTCTGATAACGGGTTTAATCGTCAGTGCGCATAAAAATGGCGCAAACCGTCAAGCCCGATTGTCTATTGGAAGTCGCCTGGGATAACCAGGCTTTCTTCCAAGGAGCTCGAAAATGGCTGACGACTTGAGCAACCGCGGACCGCGAGACCGGAGCCGCATCAACACTTCCGAAGAGTGGGAACTGAGATACTGGACAAAAGAGTTCGGCGTAACCGAAGAGGAACTCAAGGCAGCGGTCAAGGCCGTTGGGGCAGGAGCCGAAGATGTTCGCAGGCAACTGAAAAAATAATCTAAAAGCCCTACATGACTGTAGGGCTTTTTTGTAGGTATTCGCGCCCCTCGATAAGCCTGTTAGAAAAAATGAATTACCCGCCGTGACGTTCGGTCAACAATTATGAACGCAGTAATCTGACGAGGTAACAGCGATGACTATCGAAGCAGAGACACTCGTACAACTGACCGAAGCACTTCAAGAACGCGGCATGGTACTGGTATCCGACGTGGCGTTTATCCGCGCACCCTATCGGCAGGATCATCATTGGGTTTGCACGGTCGAGTGATTAGGAATCCGCCGTGTTCATCGCGCCGGCAGTTCAATCAGAACGCGCCTGCGCCGAAAGCGGAACATCGAACACTCGATCGAATATCCACTGAAAAACCAGCGAGTAAAAAAAGAAAAATACAAACAAGCCCAGGTTCGTCACCAGCGCCAACCACAGGCTGATACCCAACCAGGCTCCAATCACCGGCGTCAGGATCAGCGTCAAGCCGCCCTCGAATCCAAGGGAATGAAGCAGTCGACGTTGCCAATTGCGATGGCGGCTGCGCTGACGCCGCTCCCACCATTCGAACAGGCCGTTGAAAAGCATGTTCCAGGCCAGCGCAACGGCAGAAATCACCAGCGACAGCAGGGTCGAATAGGCCATGCCCTGCCCATAGACGAGCGCAAGGGATGGCGCGACAAAAAGCACACCACCGGCCTCATAGAGTATGGCCTGAAGAATTTTGCGAGCTGCGCCTTGCATCGATGGACTCCAGGAACCGAGAAGGAACCACAGCCTGGCAAGTTGAGCGCTCACGCTCAATTGAGCTAAATTGAGCCACGCTCAACCTGAGTAACCTTCCCGCCCATGTTCGCCAAACTGCCCCTTACCGCGTTGCGCGGCTTCGAATCCGCCGCACGGCTGGGTAGCTTCAAGGCGGCGGCCCAGGAACTGAATGTCAGCCCGGCGGCGATCTCCCATCAGGTCAAAAGCCTCGAAGCGTTTCTCGGCGTGCGACTGTTCGAACGCTCCAGCCAAAACGTGCGCCTGAGCGCTGACGGCGAGCGCCTCCAGCCGTACCTGCACCGCGCCCTGCTCGATATCCAACACGGCCTGCAAATGCTGGTGCCGTCGTGTACCGCACAGTCCTTGGTGGTGAGCACAACGCCGGCGTTCGCCAGCCTGTGGCTGATACCTCGGCTCGGAGACTTTCATCGGTTGCATCCGGAGATTGATGTCAGGCTGCACAGCAGCAACGACGTGGTCGACCTACAACGTGACGCCAGCATCGACCTGGCGATCCGGGCCCTCTTCGCGCCAGATCCTCACCTGTTCGAGCAACCTCTACTGGATGAATACTTTGGTGCTTATTGCCAACCCGGTTGGCAACCGCCCACAGCGGGCTCGCCCGTCGAACTCATCGACGTGCCATGGCTGAGCAGCGCAAATGTCGCGGTCGATTGGGCTGCATGGTGCGCCAAGGCCGGCACCCTGGGCTGGCTGGAGAACGCGCGCTTTCGACGTTATGACGAGGAACAGCATGCCTTGCAGGCGGCGGTCGCGGGGCACGGGCTGGTGCTTGCCAGCAATGTGCTGGTTGCCGACGCGGTTGCGCGTGGGGAGTTGATTGATTACCGGCCTGAGGTTCGTTTGGCGGGGGCGCGGTATACGGTGGTGTGCGTGCCGGGGCGGGAGCGGCAGGTGGAGGTGCGGGCTTTTAGTGAGTGGGTGTTGGGGCGGAATGTTGGTTGAGTTGGATAGCACCATCAAAGAAGTTTGTTGCAGGACAAGGTGATACTTCACGGAGAGCCACAGGCTCGTGAATTTTTCCAGCGGGCAGGAGTAGAGCTATGAACAGCATGACTTATAAGGGTTACACAGCCCGAGTTGAATTTGATGAGCGCGACGACATCTTTGTCGGCCGGGTCCTGGGCGTCCGTGACATCATCAGCTTCCATGCCGACTCAGTGGCGGAGCTACGAGCGGAATTTGCTGCCGCGATTGAGGATTATTTGGCGGACTGTGCCGAGCAAGGTATCAGCCCAGAGAAGCCCGCTTCGGGGAAGGTAATGCTGCGCATCCGCCCGGAAGTGCACGCCGCGGCTACCATTGCAGCCCAAGCCGCTGGCAAAAGCCTGAACCAGTGGGCGGACGAAGTGTTTGAACGAGCAGCACACGCTTGACCACAAACAAGCCCGGCACCAAACCGGGTCTTCAATGAAGCACTCTGCGGCTTTCCCCTATCCTTATGCGGTCAAGGGCGCGGTTTAACGCATCCAGCGCCTTTAAGAGTGCCTGTGCCTCGGCTTCCCGACCATCTCCCCACAGGCGCTCAGCCATCTTGTTGAGCGCCAGGATAGATCGCTCGATTTCGGCAGCACTGGCTGTCGTTTTGTCGTCTGGTTGTTTCTTTGGCATGTTCACTGATGCTTTCTTCAAGGTGGGTCGGCGCTTTCACATTACAGGCATACCACGAGGCACCCGACGGTGCACCTAAGCATCGCAGAGCGCCACGCTCAAGCCCAGATGGCCGACTCTCTGTGAATAATCAGCGCCAGCCTTAGCCTACTTCGCACCACCGTTGCCACGATTCGTCTGGGCGTCCTGGTCGGACCCGGGGTTTCCAGGCGGCGGATTCCAATCTTCAGGCCTCTCGCCAGTGCCCTGCTTTGGCTCAGACTCAGCCTGCTCAAGACCGGAACCATGTCCTTTGCCCGTATCAGGCGCCTTCTCATCTGGCCCCGGATATGGCGCTTCCGGACCGTTATTATCAATCACCATAATCCCTCTCCTGTCTGGAGCGCAGTTCTGCGCATACGTATGAGAGGGCTTGCTTACATAGGAAGTGCTATGTCCGCGACGAGTGGAAGACCCCTTCGAAAAGCGAAAAGGCTCGATGCACGAAACTGTTGAAGCGAGCGGCATCACGCCGCAACCCTGATTGTTGTCCGCCAATCAGGCACAGGTGGGCCACATGACCAATCACTTCTGCTTCGCCTGGCAGATGAGCCAAGCGGCGACCCGTTCGTATCGCGAAGTCGAGTCGTGTTGTGTCAACTCGCTGCTGGAACTCGCCTACCAACGGATCGTGCAGCGACCAGGCGCGGATGGAAATTTCCCGGCCAGGTTGTTTCTCAGCGGCAATGCTCAAGTAGCGTTTCAAGGTATCGCCCGCGCTACGCCCCTCCCCCGCATAAGCGAGCATGCGCTCCGTGTAGTCTTCTTCCCAGGCGGTTAGCAAAGTGCGAACAAAATCTTCGCGATTATGGAAATGGTGATAGAACGATCCGCGCGTCACATTCAATCGGCGCGATAGACTTTCGGCTGAAATGCCAATATGCCCTACCTGGTCGAGGGCCTCAAAACCAGCCGCGATCCAATGGTTACGCGTTAGTTTTTCCATTCGTTATTTCGCTCCTATTTCGCACCATACAGGCTGTGTATGGCGCGCAACCGATTGATACCTTGCGAATACCGGCAAAGATGGCCGTTGCGTTTCATACGCCAGCAGTTTTGATGGAGCTCGCCTTGAAGAAAATCGTTCTAGTTGCTTTC
This genomic interval from Pseudomonas alvandae contains the following:
- a CDS encoding DUF2628 domain-containing protein, which gives rise to MSTPEHVESTDKYSAKWQERFDFFETYGAPNDPRYKEAVKTLPDFKKKILINANVIAFFFGPIYLFVLGLWKKNLALLGAFLAINIVLSVVFAIIGMDFPRPLSMGLNVAMSMMYALMTNYAYYLKEIKGEQDWNPLKGMRL
- a CDS encoding DUF3606 domain-containing protein, which translates into the protein MADDLSNRGPRDRSRINTSEEWELRYWTKEFGVTEEELKAAVKAVGAGAEDVRRQLKK
- a CDS encoding PACE efflux transporter; amino-acid sequence: MQGAARKILQAILYEAGGVLFVAPSLALVYGQGMAYSTLLSLVISAVALAWNMLFNGLFEWWERRQRSRHRNWQRRLLHSLGFEGGLTLILTPVIGAWLGISLWLALVTNLGLFVFFFFYSLVFQWIFDRVFDVPLSAQARSD
- a CDS encoding LysR substrate-binding domain-containing protein; translated protein: MFAKLPLTALRGFESAARLGSFKAAAQELNVSPAAISHQVKSLEAFLGVRLFERSSQNVRLSADGERLQPYLHRALLDIQHGLQMLVPSCTAQSLVVSTTPAFASLWLIPRLGDFHRLHPEIDVRLHSSNDVVDLQRDASIDLAIRALFAPDPHLFEQPLLDEYFGAYCQPGWQPPTAGSPVELIDVPWLSSANVAVDWAAWCAKAGTLGWLENARFRRYDEEQHALQAAVAGHGLVLASNVLVADAVARGELIDYRPEVRLAGARYTVVCVPGRERQVEVRAFSEWVLGRNVG
- a CDS encoding type II toxin-antitoxin system HicB family antitoxin, with protein sequence MNSMTYKGYTARVEFDERDDIFVGRVLGVRDIISFHADSVAELRAEFAAAIEDYLADCAEQGISPEKPASGKVMLRIRPEVHAAATIAAQAAGKSLNQWADEVFERAAHA
- a CDS encoding TetR/AcrR family transcriptional regulator, coding for MEKLTRNHWIAAGFEALDQVGHIGISAESLSRRLNVTRGSFYHHFHNREDFVRTLLTAWEEDYTERMLAYAGEGRSAGDTLKRYLSIAAEKQPGREISIRAWSLHDPLVGEFQQRVDTTRLDFAIRTGRRLAHLPGEAEVIGHVAHLCLIGGQQSGLRRDAARFNSFVHRAFSLFEGVFHSSRT